A portion of the Pseudarthrobacter defluvii genome contains these proteins:
- a CDS encoding DUF58 domain-containing protein: MAVSGRFVALVLLGLVPVLLSPGWLTVLATAAVLAALLVADLVFAASLRRVSVVRAEPENVTLNRSMNAVLTVRNSGSRALRGSLRDGWQPSAGAQNPVQDIDVPAGEGRRYDVRLLPVRRGDLAAPHVTLRSFGPLRLAARQRTIECPGSVRVLPPFHSRRHLPSKLLKLRELDGKAAVQIRGAGTEFDSLRDYVRGDDVRSIDWRATARRSAVVVRTWRPERDRRVVMVLDTSRTSAARIGDETRLDTGIEAALLLGVLAERGGDRVDFVAFDRRTRARAGSAGQGTILGRLVQAMAPLDAELIEMDWPAVPAQIRAVSTHRSLVVLLTSLDGGASEEGLLPVAERLASQHVVVVAAVRDPQLGAMLRERNDATGVFRAAAAERALLQRAAVTAELRRYGVEVVDAEPHELPPRLADMYIRLKAAGRL; this comes from the coding sequence TGGTGGCGGACCTGGTCTTCGCGGCCTCCCTTCGCCGGGTCAGCGTGGTGCGCGCGGAGCCGGAAAACGTGACGCTTAACAGGTCGATGAACGCCGTCCTCACGGTCCGAAACAGCGGCAGCCGCGCGCTCCGGGGATCGCTGCGGGATGGCTGGCAACCGTCCGCCGGGGCACAGAACCCGGTCCAGGACATCGACGTACCGGCCGGGGAAGGCAGGCGCTACGATGTCCGGCTGCTGCCGGTCCGAAGGGGTGACCTGGCAGCGCCGCACGTGACGCTTCGCTCGTTCGGGCCCCTGCGCCTGGCCGCCCGCCAGCGCACCATCGAATGCCCCGGCTCAGTGCGGGTATTGCCGCCCTTCCATTCGAGGCGGCACCTGCCCTCGAAACTGCTGAAACTGCGCGAACTCGACGGGAAGGCCGCCGTCCAGATCCGCGGCGCCGGCACCGAGTTCGACTCCCTGCGCGACTACGTCCGCGGCGATGACGTACGCTCCATCGACTGGCGCGCCACGGCGAGGCGCTCCGCAGTGGTGGTCCGGACGTGGCGCCCGGAACGGGACCGGCGGGTGGTGATGGTCCTCGACACGTCCCGCACGTCCGCGGCCAGGATTGGTGACGAAACGCGCCTCGACACCGGGATCGAGGCGGCACTCCTCCTGGGGGTACTGGCCGAACGGGGCGGAGACCGGGTGGACTTCGTGGCCTTCGACCGCAGGACGCGGGCGCGGGCAGGCTCTGCCGGGCAGGGCACCATCCTCGGCCGGCTGGTCCAGGCCATGGCGCCCCTTGACGCCGAACTGATCGAGATGGACTGGCCCGCCGTCCCTGCGCAGATCCGGGCCGTATCCACGCACCGGTCCCTCGTGGTGCTGCTGACGTCACTGGACGGTGGAGCGTCGGAAGAGGGCCTGCTGCCGGTGGCCGAGCGGCTGGCCAGCCAGCATGTGGTGGTAGTGGCGGCCGTCCGCGACCCCCAACTGGGTGCCATGCTCAGGGAACGAAACGACGCCACCGGAGTCTTCCGCGCGGCAGCGGCTGAGCGGGCACTCCTGCAGCGTGCGGCGGTGACCGCGGAGCTGCGGCGCTATGGAGTGGAGGTGGTGGACGCCGAGCCCCACGAACTGCCGCCCCGGCTGGCGGACATGTACATCCGGCTCAAAGCTGCCGGTAGATTGTGA
- a CDS encoding DUF4166 domain-containing protein — translation MSVPIYRQALGAEFSRLQPELQEYFSLAPGSGHYGVGEGTFDVVGCRQRWLRPLLRLTGGEEAFFPEYGENIPFRIENHAHQDPFGRSSLTARREIRFPERTRLFQDTTSATTRTGATQLVDYVGRYRRLVTDLNLSVTLEGRLRGVSEASRLFLGPLRVPLPPGLDAKAYAEQWWDPEEGSNGRHRIQVKVIQPQIGLVLVYAGAFDYRLRPYSGGSSAQSYLPRYAQPERWESRV, via the coding sequence ATGAGCGTCCCCATTTACCGGCAGGCCCTGGGCGCGGAGTTCTCCCGGCTGCAACCCGAGCTGCAGGAGTACTTCTCTCTGGCGCCGGGATCCGGGCACTACGGCGTGGGGGAAGGAACGTTCGACGTCGTCGGGTGCCGCCAGCGGTGGCTGCGCCCTCTGCTGCGCCTCACTGGGGGCGAAGAAGCTTTCTTTCCCGAGTACGGTGAAAACATCCCGTTCCGGATCGAGAACCATGCGCACCAGGATCCGTTCGGCCGTTCCAGCCTCACCGCCCGCCGCGAAATACGTTTCCCGGAACGCACCCGGCTTTTCCAGGACACCACCAGCGCCACCACCCGGACCGGCGCCACCCAGCTGGTGGACTACGTGGGACGGTACCGGCGCCTGGTAACTGACCTGAACCTCAGCGTCACCCTGGAAGGAAGGCTGCGCGGAGTATCAGAAGCTTCGCGGCTCTTCCTGGGCCCCCTCCGGGTACCCCTTCCGCCAGGCCTGGATGCCAAGGCCTATGCCGAACAGTGGTGGGACCCGGAGGAGGGCAGCAACGGGCGGCACCGCATCCAGGTGAAGGTCATCCAGCCGCAGATCGGCCTGGTCCTGGTGTACGCGGGTGCCTTCGACTACCGGCTGCGCCCCTACAGCGGCGGCAGTTCCGCGCAAAGCTACCTTCCCCGCTACGCGCAGCCGGAACGCTGGGAAAGCAGGGTCTAG
- a CDS encoding chorismate mutase: MTQHNPIPPGSDDFDPTASSLAGHVDESVMAELLSIRSSIDNIDATLVYLLAERFKATQKVGFLKATHRLPAGDPGREAAQIARLRRLAEDAHLDPAFAEKFLNFIIGEVIRHHEAIAEDHQASSGQQSQTSALA; encoded by the coding sequence ATGACGCAGCACAACCCCATCCCTCCTGGCTCCGATGATTTCGATCCCACCGCCAGTTCCCTGGCAGGCCACGTGGACGAATCGGTGATGGCTGAACTGCTGTCCATCCGCTCCAGCATTGACAACATTGATGCCACGCTGGTGTACCTCCTGGCTGAACGCTTCAAGGCCACCCAGAAAGTCGGCTTCCTCAAGGCCACCCACCGCCTGCCCGCCGGTGACCCCGGTCGGGAGGCCGCCCAGATCGCGCGCCTGCGCCGCCTGGCCGAGGACGCGCACCTTGACCCGGCATTTGCCGAAAAGTTCCTCAACTTCATCATCGGCGAGGTAATCCGCCACCACGAGGCCATCGCCGAGGACCACCAGGCTTCCTCCGGCCAACAGTCCCAGACCTCCGCACTGGCGTGA
- a CDS encoding ABC transporter ATP-binding protein: MSENLGSLSDQQDQDRITVLDIDHLKVTFATDGGDVRAVKDVSLEVRAGEVLAIVGESGSGKTVTAKTILGLLPETAVSSGAVLINGANVISLSPGRLRQIRGRDVAMVFQEPSTALNPVFTVGWQIAEGIRAHAGANGGGRVSAKEAKARAIEALRKVGIPDPEHRVNYYPHQFSGGQKQRVVIAAALALNPGLIVADEPTTALDVTVQAEILELLRDLRDKYGTSIVLITHNMGVVADLADRVVVMYQGDVVEEAPAKTLFAEPRQEYTRNLLAAVPHLGRNSASAGLTERRHQDEEVLVAADNLEIEYPGRLGAPAFKAVDGVSFTLSKGEVFGLVGESGSGKTTIGRAIAGLNRTTGGSLKVLGYEMLNLRERTFKPLRKDIGFVFQDPAASFNPQLTIGECIAEPMLIHTRPSDAQARKRVGELLESVQLPASYAGRYPHELSGGQRQRASLARALSLNPRLLIADEPTSALDVSVQAKVLELFRDIQEEFGFGCLFISHDLAVVDILSSWVGVLYKGKLVEQGIGSQVMGNPQHDYTRRLIASLPVPDPAEQAKRREEHRALLGI; this comes from the coding sequence GTGAGCGAAAACCTTGGTTCACTGTCAGACCAGCAGGACCAGGACCGTATAACAGTCCTGGACATCGACCACCTGAAAGTCACGTTCGCCACGGACGGCGGTGACGTGCGCGCCGTCAAGGATGTCAGCCTGGAGGTCAGGGCCGGCGAGGTGCTGGCCATCGTTGGCGAGTCCGGCTCCGGTAAAACGGTGACCGCGAAAACCATCCTGGGCCTGCTTCCGGAAACTGCCGTGAGTTCGGGCGCGGTGCTGATCAACGGCGCCAACGTCATCAGCCTCAGCCCGGGGCGGCTGCGCCAGATCCGCGGCCGCGACGTGGCCATGGTGTTTCAGGAACCGTCCACCGCCCTGAACCCAGTGTTTACGGTGGGGTGGCAGATCGCCGAAGGCATCCGTGCCCATGCGGGAGCGAACGGCGGGGGACGGGTGTCCGCGAAGGAAGCCAAAGCCCGCGCCATCGAGGCCCTGCGCAAGGTGGGCATCCCCGATCCCGAACACCGCGTCAACTACTACCCGCACCAGTTCTCCGGCGGGCAGAAGCAGCGGGTGGTGATCGCCGCGGCGCTGGCGCTGAACCCCGGCCTCATTGTTGCCGACGAACCCACCACCGCCCTGGATGTCACCGTCCAGGCCGAAATCCTGGAACTCCTCCGGGACCTGCGGGACAAGTACGGCACCTCGATCGTATTGATCACGCACAACATGGGCGTGGTGGCTGACCTGGCGGACCGTGTGGTGGTGATGTACCAGGGCGACGTCGTGGAGGAAGCTCCGGCGAAGACGCTGTTCGCCGAACCAAGGCAGGAATACACCCGCAACCTCCTTGCCGCGGTGCCGCACCTGGGCCGCAACTCGGCGTCGGCAGGCCTGACCGAACGCCGCCACCAGGATGAGGAAGTGCTGGTGGCTGCCGACAACCTGGAGATCGAGTACCCGGGGCGGCTTGGGGCGCCCGCCTTCAAAGCCGTGGATGGTGTCAGTTTCACCCTGTCCAAGGGCGAGGTGTTTGGCCTCGTGGGGGAGTCAGGGTCCGGAAAGACCACCATCGGCCGCGCCATCGCCGGGCTCAACCGCACCACCGGCGGGAGCCTCAAGGTGTTGGGCTACGAGATGCTGAATCTTCGCGAGCGCACTTTCAAGCCGCTGCGCAAGGATATTGGCTTCGTGTTCCAGGACCCGGCCGCCTCCTTCAATCCGCAGCTGACCATTGGCGAGTGCATTGCAGAGCCGATGCTCATCCACACGAGGCCAAGCGATGCCCAGGCGCGCAAGCGCGTTGGTGAGCTGCTCGAATCAGTCCAGCTGCCGGCGTCGTACGCGGGGCGTTACCCGCACGAGCTGTCCGGCGGCCAGCGGCAGCGGGCATCACTGGCGCGTGCCCTGAGCCTGAACCCCCGGCTGCTGATAGCGGATGAGCCGACGTCGGCCCTGGACGTTTCGGTGCAGGCGAAGGTCCTGGAGCTGTTCAGGGACATTCAGGAGGAGTTTGGGTTCGGCTGCCTCTTCATCAGCCACGATCTTGCGGTGGTGGACATCCTGTCCTCCTGGGTTGGCGTGTTGTACAAGGGGAAGCTGGTGGAGCAGGGGATCGGCAGCCAGGTGATGGGCAACCCGCAGCATGACTACACGCGGCGGCTGATTGCATCCCTGCCCGTTCCTGACCCGGCCGAACAAGCGAAACGCCGGGAGGAGCACCGGGCGCTCCTGGGCATCTGA
- a CDS encoding ABC transporter permease, translating into MTAETTLEPVANPRASFIRRLPVVSHFNKSVGLQRFMLVVGLVLTGIFLLTALAAPLLAPYGFAQLSDADGSFPTQQAPGGKHLLGTTVGGYDVLSRVIWGTQTALLVIIVAVVLSIFAGVILGLVSGYIGGWLDRVLVVVADAIYAFPSLLVAIVMAIVISGGQSSLFGGILAAAISITVVFIPQYFRVIRAETIRLKAEPFVESAKVVGASNIRIMTRHIYRNATRTLPLIFTLNASEAILTLAGLGFLGFGIEPSSAAEWGFDLNKALADTTSGIWWTGLFPGLAIVWTVLGLTLVGESINDLNDPRLRGRKRSGRKGTGAAPAASGGSGTETELSNP; encoded by the coding sequence ATGACCGCAGAAACCACTCTCGAACCCGTCGCAAACCCGCGGGCATCCTTCATCCGCCGGCTGCCGGTAGTGTCGCACTTCAACAAGAGCGTCGGCCTGCAGCGTTTCATGCTGGTGGTGGGCCTGGTCCTCACCGGCATCTTCCTGCTCACGGCGCTGGCCGCACCATTGCTGGCGCCCTACGGCTTCGCGCAGCTGTCCGACGCCGACGGCAGTTTCCCCACCCAGCAGGCCCCGGGAGGTAAACACCTCCTGGGCACCACCGTGGGTGGATACGACGTCCTGTCACGCGTCATCTGGGGTACCCAGACGGCACTGCTGGTCATCATCGTGGCCGTGGTCCTCTCCATTTTCGCGGGCGTCATCCTCGGTTTGGTGAGCGGCTACATCGGCGGGTGGCTGGACCGGGTCCTCGTGGTGGTGGCCGACGCGATCTACGCGTTCCCGTCACTGCTGGTTGCCATCGTGATGGCCATCGTCATCAGCGGCGGCCAGTCCAGCCTGTTCGGCGGTATCCTGGCCGCGGCCATCTCCATCACGGTGGTGTTCATCCCGCAGTACTTCAGGGTGATCAGGGCAGAGACCATCCGGCTCAAGGCTGAACCCTTCGTGGAGTCGGCAAAGGTGGTGGGCGCATCGAACATCCGCATCATGACCCGGCACATCTACCGCAACGCCACCCGCACCCTGCCGTTGATCTTCACCCTCAACGCCTCCGAAGCCATCCTGACCCTGGCGGGCCTGGGCTTCCTGGGCTTCGGCATTGAACCAAGTTCTGCGGCCGAGTGGGGCTTCGACCTGAACAAGGCGCTCGCGGACACCACGTCGGGGATCTGGTGGACGGGCCTTTTCCCCGGCCTGGCCATCGTATGGACAGTCCTCGGGCTGACGCTGGTGGGCGAAAGCATTAACGACCTCAACGATCCGCGCCTCCGCGGCCGCAAGCGCAGCGGACGCAAGGGCACTGGCGCTGCGCCGGCCGCTTCCGGCGGATCCGGCACCGAAACAGAATTGAGCAACCCGTGA